A single Perognathus longimembris pacificus isolate PPM17 chromosome 17, ASM2315922v1, whole genome shotgun sequence DNA region contains:
- the Sarm1 gene encoding NAD(+) hydrolase SARM1 translates to MVLTLLFSAYKLCRFFAMSDPRPGAERLVVPGTDRGGGAGPWWAAGGRGSREVSPGVGTEVQGALERALPELQQALSALKQAGAARAVGAGLAEVFQLVEEAWLLPAVGREVAQGLCDAIRLDGGLDLLLRLLQAPELETRVQAARLLEQILVAENRDRVARIGLGVILNLSKEREPVELARSVAGIMEHMFKHSEETCQRLVAAGGLDAVLYWCRRTDPALLRHCALALANCALHGGQAVQRRMVEKRAAEWLFPLAFSKEDELLRLHACLAVAVLATNKEVEREVERSGTLALVEPLVASLDPGRFARCLVDASDTSQGRGPDDLQSLVLLLDSSRLEAQCIGAFYLCTEAAIKSLQGKTKVFSDIGAIQSLKRLVSYSTNGTTSALAKRALRLLGEEVPRRILPCVASWKEAEVQTWLQQIGFSQYCECFREQQVDGDLLLRLTEEELQTDLGMKSSITRKRFFRELTELKTFANYATCDRSNLADWLGSLDPRFRQYTYGLVSCGLDRSLLHRVSEQQLLEDCGIRLGVHRTRIISAAREMLHSPLPCSGSKPSGDTPDVFISYRRNSGSQLASLLKVHLQLHGFSVFIDVEKLEAGKFEDKLIQSVMGARNFVLVLSAGALDKCMQDHDCKDWVHKEIVTALNCGKNIVPVIDGFEWPEPQTLPEDMQAVLTFNGIKWSHEYQEATIEKIIRFLQGRSSRESSAGSDTSLEGAAPMGLP, encoded by the exons ATGGTCCTGACGCTGCTCTTCTCCGCCTACAAGCTGTGCCGCTTCTTCGCCATGTCCGACCCGCGGCCCGGCGCCGAGCGGCTGGTGGTGCCGGGGACCGATCGCGGTGGCGGCGCGGGCCCGTGGTGGGCTGCGGGAGGCCGCGGGTCCCGCGAGGTGTCACCCGGGGTGGGCACCGAGGTGCAGGGCGCCCTGGAGCGCGCCCTGCCCGAGCTGCAGCAGGCCCTGTCGGCGCTGAAGCAGGCAGGAGCCGCTCGGGCTGTGGGCGCGGGCCTAGCCGAGGTTTTCCAGCTAGTGGAGGAGGCCTGGCTGCTCCCAGCCGTGGGCCGCGAGGTGGCCCAGGGTCTGTGCGACGCCATCCGCCTAGATGGCGGCCTCGACCTGCTGTTGCGGCTGCTGCAGGCGCCGGAGCTGGAGACGCGCGTGCAGGCCGCAAGGCTGCTGGAGCAGATCCTGGTAGCCGAGAACCG GGACCGTGTGGCGCGCATCGGACTGGGCGTGATCCTGAACCTATCCAAGGAGCGTGAACCCGTGGAGCTGGCCCGGAGCGTGGCGGGCATCATGGAGCACATGTTCAAGCACTCAGAGGAGACGTGCCAGAGGCTGGTGGCCGCCGGCGGCTTGGACGCTGTCCTGTATTGGTGTCGCCGCACCGACCCGGCGCTGCTGCGTCACTGCGCGCTGGCGCTGGCTAACTGCGCGCTGCACGGGGGCCAGGCGGTGCAGAGGCGCATGGTGGAGAAGCGCGCCGCTGAGTGGCTCTTCCCGCTCGCTTTCTCCAAGGAGGACGAGCTGCTGCGGCTGCACGCCTGCCTGGCTGTGGCCGTGTTGGCCACCAACAAGGAGGTGGAGCGCGAGGTAGAGCGCTCCGGCACGCTGGCGCTTGTGGAGCCGCTTGTGGCCTCGCTGGACCCTGGTCGCTTTGCCCGCTGCTTGGTGGATGCCAGTGACACAAGCCAGGGACGGGGGCCAGACGACCTGCAGAGCCTCGTGCTGCTGCTGGACTCGTCCCGCTTGGAGGCCCAGTGCATTGGGGCTTTCTACCTATGCACGGAGGCTGCCATCAAAAGCCTGCAGGGCAAGACCAAG GTGTTCAGCGACATCGGCGCCATCCAGAGCCTGAAACGCCTGGTTTCCTACTCCACCAATGGCACCACTTCAGCGCTGGCCAAGCGCGCCCTGCGCCTGCTGGGCGAGGAGGTGCCACGGCGCATCCTGCCCTGTGTGGCCAGCTGGAAGGAGGCTGAGGTGCAGACGTGGCTGCAGCAGATCGGCTTCTCCCAGTACTGCGAGTGCTTCCGG GAACAGCAGGTCGATGGCGATCTGCTTCTGCGGCTCACAGAGGAGGAACTACAGACCGACCTGGGCATGAAATCCAGCATCACTCGCAAAAG GTTCTTTAGGGAGCTCACTGAACTCAAGACCTTTGCCAACTATGCTACGTGCGACCGCAGCAACCTGGCAGACTGGTTGGGCAGCCTGGACCCTCGCTTCCGCCAGTACACCTATGGTCTGGTCAGCTGTGGCCTGGACCGATCCCTCCTGCACCGAGTGTCAGAGCAACAGCTGCTGGAGGACTGTGGCATCCGTCTGGGCGTGCACCGAACACGCATCATCTCTGCCGCCAGAG AAATGCTGCATTCCCCACTGCCCTGTAGTGGCAGCAAGCCCAGTGGGGACACTCCAGATGTTTTCATCAGCTACCGAAGGAACTCGGGCTCCCAGCTGGCCAG CCTCCTGAAGGTGCACCTGCAGTTGCATGGCTTCAGTGTCTTCATCGATGTGGAGAAGCTGGAAGCAGGCAAGTTCGAGGACAAGCTCATCCAGAGTGTCATGGGGGCCCGCAACTTTGTGCTGGTGCTGTCGGCTGGAGCCCTGGACAAGTGCATGCAGGACCATGACTGCAAGGACTGGGTGCACAAG gAGATTGTAACTGCATTGAACTGTGGCAAGAACATTGTACCTGTCATCGATGGCTTTGAGTGGCCTGAGCCCCAGACGCTACCTGAGGACATGCAGGCTGTGCTTACCTTCAATGGCATCAA GTGGTCCCACGAGTACCAGGAGGCCACCATCGAGAAGATCATCCGCTTCCTGCAGGGCCGTTCCTCTCGGGAGTCATCTGCAGGCTCCGACACCAGTTTGGAGGGTGCTGCACCCATGGGCTTGCCTTAG